The genomic stretch tcatCTGATATTGTTGAGTGcattaaatcatttattatgtataactaagattaatattatttttgatattagtgaaaatgtatataaactcAGCCAGATCAATATATCCCTTTTGGTACTGATCTAATTCTTTAAATGTTTTATACCATATCGATGGTGATATTCTCATGTCAATAACTTCACTAGCTTTCCATAAATCTGTCATTGTTAAATATCCTTTATctacaaatatatagatatccttttttatttttttaagttacaaattataaaataatctttacaattttctattgtatctacttactatcattatctaTCAAACCAAATATAGTTTCTAAACTAATCGTCGACTGACCTATAggacattttttaaatacccAATACTCGAATTCCTCGAgcgaaatctttttatttgaagAAGAGCGGAAAACATAATTTATCTCCGactgtaataaaaatgtagaTTTTTTAACAGAAACAAATAATGATCTACTTATCGAACTTTATTAGGGGAGTAACCAAACAATGCCgtcattgctattttatattgatgtTTTGTTAAAGATCCTTCATTAGATGCATCAGCATGATTGAATGCCTacaatatatatcaatatatatatacataggaattattaaaaattattataaagacaaagtatatatttattttttaccgcTTTTATATATCGacgaatattaaaattcat from Vespa crabro chromosome 6, iyVesCrab1.2, whole genome shotgun sequence encodes the following:
- the LOC124424775 gene encoding EF-hand calcium-binding domain-containing protein 11-like — protein: MEHSSIIHYLSSSIEADWVAQSEIITRHISSNRIAVSDSSKSESSIVSNSNSTTTTEEPVGGAASSSSSIIHRRYVSPDEAEKQAFNHADASNEGSLTKHQYKIAMTALFGYSPNKSEINYVFRSSSNKKISLEEFEYWVFKKCPIGQSTISLETIFGLIDNDNKGYLTMTDLWKASEVIDMRISPSIWYKTFKELDQYQKGYIDLAEFIYIFTNIKNNINLSYT